CCTTCTCAGGAAGTCTGGCCGGCTGCGTTTCCTGAAATAATCTGTTCTTCGAGATGACCACATGGACCCTGTCTGCACCCCAGCTGGCACCCTGACCTCAGGCACGCAGAGGGCCTGGTTCCTTTCAAAATTTTGACTCTAACATCCTCAGGGTCCAAGAATGTGAGTCGCTTCTGTTTCTCATCTCAGATCTCGGTGCCTGGGGGTTATGGCTGGATGATTCAAGACCCTCAACATGTATGGACTCAAAATACTGAGTTTATTTCTCAGAaaatcctccccgcccccccccttcctctctctctcccactctctgatGCACATTCTTTGCAACGCTGGTGTGGCATTATGTCCATTGTATCAACTTTATTAGTTGCACCGTTCAAATCCCCATTCTTATCGATATTTCGCTCTTTTGTCTGGCAGCCTtaggttttaaaaaagtaactacAGAAATGCCCAGACTCACATGCACCATGTAGGCTCAGCTGCGCTACTGGCACAAAAGGTCTGGATACAGGCTGCAGGTCTGACAGCCACAGGGACTCCTCCTCCGAGGCTGACATTTCAGCTGTTAACAAtgattttatggttttaaaattatGCGCTTTACAGTCGTgattattaatcttttaaaaaaattatttttgatttcagaggggaaaggagagggagagagagatagaaatatcaatgatgagagagaatcattgatcggctgcctctggcgTGCCCTACGCTGGGGAtcagtccacaacccgggcatgtgccctggccaggaatcgaactgtgacctcctggttcataggtcgatctctgagccacactggtcgggctaatcttttttttctaatcacaTTGTGAGGGAGGTCATTCTTAAATGATAATGGCCATGTGAGCTAttttcatttgataaatatttattgactgattATTATGTGCAAGGCACCTTATAGATCAGTACCAACCAATAGAAAAGAAACATAGTGTGGGCCGCATATACAAGCCACGCATGTAATTTGAAAATTCCAAGTAGCCACATTagagaactaaaaaaaaaggtgaaattattttaaaaatttattttatttaacccaatatatcccaaatattatcatttcaacaaataatgaatataaatgtatttatgtgATACttgacactttattttttaattcagtttgTATTTAACACATCCTGGTTGGAAGTAGCTACCTGttcattagccacatgtggcttctGGCTTCCACATTGTACAGTGCATTCTAAATACAGATTGTCTGAGAGTTGGGCAATTAACTGTTATCCTGGGCATACATCACTTTCCCACCTAAGGTTAACTAACTCCTTTACAGTATTAGAACTGCAATTCAAATACCCCAGGCGAGTTCATTCACTAGGTGTTAaaaagcacacagtaggtgcttactACATGTTTATTACCCTTGAGTTAGGCAGTTCCCGAGCATCCCAGAGTTACCTGATATATAAATGGAAGACCATTTCCTCTAAGATCCTGATCTTTTTTTCTCCTGTTGCTGTTAAATTCCTTCAGCAAATCTGGGCTCGGAGCCTGCCAGACTTTTCCTATTTCTGTGTGTCCATTCAGTGACTACAGCTTCCTATCTTTGTCCCTGACAGCAGCAGGACCTCAACCCAGGGTGATCAAGACTCTCCAACCCTCCAATGTTCTAATTTAGTAACAGACCTTCTCCAGGAAGGGAGCTAAATAAACACTCCCCACTGCACACGTGCACAGGCCTCTGCCTTCCTTATATCGGGGAAAGGGTTTCTCTGACTTTGTACCTCTATTAtccttattttgttgttgttaatcctcaccctaggatatttttccattgatttttagggcgagtggaagagagggagaaacatccacgtgaaagaaacacattgattggttgcctcctgcacgagccctgaccagggccccggacgggtaggagcctgcaatcgaggtatgtgcccttgaccagaatcaaacctgggaccttttggtccgcaggctgaggctctatccactgagccaaactggcgagggctgaCCCTGTATGTCTAACCAACTTTAGCCTGGGGGGGCAGAGTGGGTGTGCGCATCTCTTACCCGGGACTGCTGGTGCTTCTGGTAGAACTCAGTCATGTTAAAATCATCCAAATCGACCAGCAGGCCTTGCTTACACATCTCACAGGTCTTCACAGCGCCTAGATTCGCCCCTTAAATTAAAGAATTCTTTGTTATGTATGAGCCTGGGTCTTTCTGTGTTGACACGTTGGGTCTTTTGGTGTTGACATTTTGAGAGCCAACTTGTGTGTGTCATGAATTCAGAGTTTCAAGTGACCTTCTTTTAAAGTCGGTCATCTTCTTTAGAAAATGACCTTGAATCTGAgaatggaaaaatttcctttgCAATCACTTTCATTACTATGCAAGCTTCGTATAAGTGAAAGTCCCATGACTTTTAAATAACAGGTCTTGCTTTCAGTTTTAATATAAACATACTGGTTCATAAAATTGGATTTGCTACATGGAGGTTGAGAGTCTGTAACACAggtgtttgcaaaaaaaaaaaaaaaaagtaaatattgggCCTATGTTTTTGCTATTTTGTGTGGGGTTTCTTTTCTTGCAGATCTAACACAGGTCCAAGTAAATAAATTGGTGGGGACCAAATGGATGGCGGAAGCTATCCCCAATCTGTGGCTTAAAATCTGCCTTAACTCCCACACAAGTGACTTCTCACCTGAGAAAAGTGAGGGAGCCGGGGGCCACGTGTGGGAACTAGCACAGCAGTATCCGGGGCCAGCACTTGAACCTGAGCTCAGAGTTGGGAAAAGAAATATGAGAAGgcttcctttgttgttgtttttgtttttttaaacatgtattcTAGGATCAGCATTTTTCTCCACTTATCCTACTCCCAGTGCAAAAGTGGAAGACGCAGACCTGTGGCTGTTCTGTCTGGGCAAACAGTCTTCCAGACGTCTTTCCCTCAGTGTCGTTGCTGCATTGGGCTAATGACGTGCCAAcgtttattttatcctttagagcaagcatgtcaaactcaaaggctaactgGCCAAATGAACGAGGGATGCGGCCCTCAgcccgcaagtttgacatgcttgcattaGAGAATGCAGGACGAATTAGTTACTGCACTTACTTGGTAAAGATAAGGTTTGCTCAGTTTCGGAGCCCTATTTTTCCCCACCGAGGGTAAGGGGaaatagtaaataataaagaatttcaaAGGACAAGGATGGACAGTAATCCCCTATCTGCATTTTGTTCactcgattttttttttttaaagcaacagtcTGCAATGTTGCAGGCTACTGAATGTCTCATGTGTCTTCCAACCTAATCCTGCTCAACACACCCGACCAGCGTCGGCATTTACAAGCATTTAACAGGACTTCCGTCGTCTATTTCATgagtaatttctttttctgtgctaGATGCATAATCAGCCTAAATTTCTAGTAAGAGAAAATATTGCATGGCAGAGTCATTACCAGCCGAAATCCACTCGTTTCTTTGCTCTTGGAGGGACTCAGTCCTCTGCCTAGACCACACGGAGATGCATTTAAGCCGTGTGGGCAGTGGCCCTAGGTTGCGTGTGCTCGGGCAGATTCGTTCATGGTGTAAGGGCCTCAGGGAGGAGACAGTGTGATCATCCCACGTGTTCACGTCTCTGATTAAATGGTGTTCTGTTCTAGTTAAGGGGGCACAGCCATACCccctggggacagggcagagCTCTTAGGTCTCCCAGGCTGCCTGGAAGGATGGCCATGGAGGAGGAGAAAGTAGGAGAGGCAGGAAAGAGGATCTGATTAGGgggtaaaaaaaatgttttggagaCGTGTGTCTGAAAGACATAGCAGCTATTTTCTCACTGAGTTGCTCTTTGCATTGGGCGTCTGTATTTTTTTGCTCAAGTGGCTCTCATTCCTAAAACCATGTTTGAAAGAACCCCCCCTTCTCTGCCAAGAAAACTACACTGACCTACTGATGTGGCTGTATTTAGATTATAACCTCCCCGGGGAGTTGGGGCTTCATGCCCAGTTACAAGATCTGATCGGCTAAAGACGGAGTTGACAAATCCAGCACATGGAAGGCTCCTTGTCTAATAAGGTTCTAGAAAATTCGGTCAGTGCTCTTTTCCTACCCCTACTGCAAAAAGGCAGCTCTGCTCTGTTTCTTtagtgacccctccccccccatccccgcctTAAATAAATGGAAGCAGAACTGTTTTGGCCAGGTGTCTACTGACTGGCATGGTGGCTGTGTGCTTGCTGAGGTTCAAGGCTGACCCATTTCTAGTTTCCGTCCTCCTGGGACCTCTGCTGAGGCCTGAAGCGGGGTCAGGATCAATAGCATAAGGTCCAGGATTCTGCTCTCAGACTtgaaaaaacaattcctttttcccctcccatGATGTAAAGACAGCCTTGATTCCTGCTActaccggccagggctgtgagcAGGAGCCTGGCTTGGCGGCCGCGTTTCCAAGTTCCTGCTCAGAGGAGGTGAGCGAGCTGTTGTCAAGGCTCTGAGTCCCACACTGCGGCGCCTCCTCTTACTCTGTGTCCTCGCACGTCCGCCGCTCGCTCTTCCTTCCCCACTTACCTGACGTTATTTTCACTTTCAGCCACTTTTTCAGGCAATCCTGGTGAACAAACTGCAGGCTTCCCACACAGCCGCAGGGCTCCAGGAGGGGGTTGGTGGGGGAACCCCCGGCTATCTGACAGATGCGACACaagtctccctcctcctctgagtcCTCCTCCAGGAGACTAAATGGAAAACAAGCCCTCGTGACCAAGGGTGCACACGTTTGCAGTTTCCACAAATACCAGTTCCCAGGGTGtgaatggggttggggggggagcaATCCCCCCACACTTGCCCGCAGGGCTCCCAGTTCCACCCCTGCTCCCTCTGACCCTCCTGAAGATTCTTCCAGCTGTGGTTGCTGATAATAGGCGCACGGATAGTTATACCAGGTGGTATACCAGGTGGCTCTGCAGTAGCTGATGCAGTGAGCTGACCAGGAGAACCAGCATGCTACCCTAAGTCTGGAGGCGTGGGAAAGGGCCACGGAGGGGAGCTGTGGGAAAGGCTGGGAACCCCTCTCCCTGCCGTGGCCACTGTGAGGAAGTCGGCTCTGTAGCTGTGGGAGAGTGCATGGGATCTGTGGTCAGGCTTGCCTCCGCAACTTGTGAGTTTGGTGACTTTGGACCCGTGACTTAAGCTTCCCAGGTCTCTGTTTCCTTGACGGTGATGCCAGGGTGATAATGATACACCTGCTACCTACGTCAAGGGTCATGGGCAGACTGGATGCAAGGATGATGGTGAACCTGTTCTGCAAACTGTAAAGTGCATCCAAAGTATTTGCACATAGAGGCCACTCAGTAGATGTTGTTTGGGATGAATGATGAACCAATAAATGTGGACATGAGCTCACCAATACCACGACACTTGCCAACAATTGATACCAGTATTCCAGAATCTGATGAGGatggaatgaataaaaatgtaagcAAATATATTTGTGTCAAATGAATGGTGAATGAAAACTAGCTGGTTGATGCTCATGTAGGGAGGCCTTTGAGAAACACAAtgctatgttgttgttgttgttgtttagaatTTCATGGGACCGGGGACTGTCTGGTCAAGGAAAGGAAACTACTAGAGACTAAAatcaagagggagggagaaacggTCACTGCTCTGGGTGTAGaagtgtatgcttagtttcttaAGAGAACTTTTTCCCTAAGAAAAGAaagttcaataaaaaaaagaacagaattttagttttccattatggacacaaaagaaaaaagatatgtaTACCATGTTTATCAAAGAAATGTTTATCACCAAGATGCCATGTCTCCCCATaataatctatagattcaatgcaattccaatgAAAACCCAGCAAGCTGATTCTTAACTATAGTCAAGGGCCTTTTAAGGAGCAAAGTAGAAAGGGAGGCTTTGTACCATATTATCAAAATTTATAATGGTACAGATTTTAAGATGATGTGATACTGGATCAGGGATCAACCAAAAGGACCAATAGGACAGAACAGAGAGTCCTGAAATGGAGTTTATACATTGATATGTATGCTACATGAGAGAGGTGGTCTGTAGGCCAGCAGGGAAAGATCCTGGGACAACTGGAATTCATAACATGTACCTCACACCACATATTAAACATCACTTTACAGTTAAGTCCCAAATCCATTTCATGTTGAGTTCTAAATTGCAAAGTAAAACTGTAgagattttagaagaaaataggaAGAATTATGACCCCAGGTTTGGGAAAGATTCCTTAAGATAACAGGATACAAGTCACAATTCAAAAGAAGGTGGATACATTTGACCACGTTCAAATTgagaatttcttttcatttaaaggcatcaaaaaagggaaaagacaaaCTACCAATTGGGAAAATATATCTCTAAGATATAACTGCCAAACGATTAGACTAGTGGCCAGAATGTGTAAAGgacttctaaaataaaatattctttaaaaatgggcaaagacatacagaagaggaaacacaaTTGTCATTTAATATTCCAAAGAGCGCATAATATGCCTAGCCTCATTAATAGTTACGAAGGTGTAAATTAAAGCAACAATATCTTTTTGCTcccatcagattggcaaaaatttgAAAGGACAATCAatacaagtgctggcaaggtgaGGCGATAAATTCACATTATTTAGTATGGTGAAAGGTTTGCCACCCGcagcccagcaattccactcctagataaaATAATATCCCAGAGAACTCTTTTCATGTGCACCAAGAGATGCTTACGAGATTGTTCACACTGAGCTGTTTGCAGAAAATAGCAAAGAACTCAAGTGTCCACCGACAGGAGAATGGCCGGATTGTGGTGGtgttcatataatggaatactttGTAATGGTAAAAGTGAACGCTTTAAAGCTAAATATATCATCAAGGATGCACCTCACTAATGATATAAGGGGAAAAAGCAAATTGTAGAAGAATATTACATTTCTCAgaatagatattaaaaaaataataatggcatttctatagaatttaaaaatatgcacaatATATTGTTTAAGAGGACATATATTAATATGGTAAAACCATCAagcaaaataaattcaataacaacaAAGTAAAAAGCCAAGAATGATAAGTGCAATGCATGTATGATTTCCTCGGGGTGGAAGGGGTGGGacggaggggctgcgggagggaggTGAGACAAGGTGGGTGAGGGGCTCACCAGCTCCAGCAATGTTCTATTAGCTCGAAGGTGGACACAGGGAtgtctgggttttgttttctttctaattctctgGAAGGTACATATGTTATATACTTATTTGTATGTATTAAAGTAACTAACCAAGGGAAacatcttattaatttttttaaaaaatatattttattgattttttacagagaggaagggagagagatagttagaaacatcgatgagagagaaacattgatcagctgcctcctgcacatcccccactggggaattgcccgcaacccagctacatgcccttgaccggaatcgagcctgggacctttcagtccgcaggccgacgctctatccactgagccaaactggtttcagcacgAGAAACATTTTAATGATCATAAAGTGCATTGAGAAATGGGCTTGAAACATTAAAGTAaggtatatctatatatataaaaggctaagtgaccgaccgtcTGTCCATCCGACCATCTAACCGACTGACCAGTtggtacatatgacacacactggcaatttaaaaataaacattaactcgtgcatgcatgatacatataaagctctcgttAGTGTCAATTgcacgtgtgtgttttgatctgtcattgtcgattgtgaatttggttgacacttctattatagagaaagggtgaatagtgatattaaaatatttctgctaattaattttctttcaatgtgcatgaatccatgcattgggccactagttatGAAATAAGAACCAATGTTTACTCAAAATTGCATTTATATGCAAAGATAAAAGACTTTAAACAGTTTTGACAGTGCTTATCGCTGAATTATAGTTAtaggtaatttttcttttaagttcatatttctaataattcttaaaatgaatatttttgaagTGAGAAAGGTATAAGATTTATTATATACAGAAAAAAGAGAGTGTCTGATAAAGTACACAAATAATAACTGTTTCATGCACTACCGTGCCTAGAAGTACGgtagaagtatttttaaagaaaattatttttagttcaaaGGCATCACTTTGGATGGTGGAGGTTGAGACTCCTGCCAAGGGGGTCTGAAGCTGTATTTCTGGGTAGCGGAGGATGGATGGGTGTGGGGCGTTTGGTCCTTAACCATGGGGCAGACTCCTGGTACCttgtttaagaaaagaaaaaggtgctACTAACTAGAAACTTGCTTCATTCCTGCAGTTGGATAAAAGACATCTAGGAGTATGTATGCATTCTatgttctatttctttctccttttttgtaTGTCTAACTCATTACCATGGAATTTCCCACTTACAAATGAATATCAATAGGATAATTAGTGGCCCAAATTAGCTACACATAGAGGGCCAGAATTCTAAGAATTGATTTCCAGATCTGGGAGCCAAGATCAGGGCACAGTAACACCTAACATAAATGaaaaggcagcatcctgacatgCTGCTTAATGACGGCTTTCAAATTATCAAACTTGATAGTCGTGAAATATCCAATATGAACtcttaagaaataaaagagtaattaaaaaaaaaaaagatctacttcctgcccggctggtgtggctaagtgattgagcatggacctatgagttTGGAGGTCTtgattagattcccagtcagggcacatgcccgggttgtgggcttgatccctagtggggggcgtgcaggaggcagcggatcagcaatctctctctcatcattgatgtttctatccctttctccctctcccttcctctctgaaattaataaaaaaatttttttaaaaaaatcttctctcTCACGCATGAGAAAGAGctcctagccctagctggtttgactcaatagatagagcgtcagcctacagactgaagggtcccaggttcgattctggttaagagcatgtaccttggttgcaggctcaatacctggCCTTGGTTGGGCAtgtgtagaaggcaaccaatcgatgtgtgtctttcacattgatgtttctctctctgtgtctctctctgtccctttctctctctaaaatcaatgggaaaaatatcctcaggtgaggattaacaaagagagggacagagagagagagagagagagagagagagagagagagagagagagagagagagcctaaAATGGAGGCAATGGTGCCTGGTcaggttttgattcctggtcagggcatatgcccagatctcgggctccatccccagtagggggaatgcaagAGGTagcggtcaatgattctctctcattgatgtttctctctctcttccttcctctctgaaatagtaaattaaaaaaaacccatacaaataataaataaataaataaaatggaagcagtGGTTACCCCAGAGCAGCCCTTCAGAGAACTGCAGTAACTATGGTAACCATTGGGGACCTGCCTTTTACTTTGGGAGATTCAAATTCTAAAACTGTTGGTTGGATTTGTGCGAAGTCCCATGAGGGAGAGCTGGTGAATTTTAAGTGCTGATGTTGGGGAGATAGCAATCCTTTCATAAAAAATTTTGTTTCCTAATTGCAGTAAGAAATGCTAGTCCTATGGAACAGTCAGAAATCCTTATATCTAGCAAACTTATCTTTCTTAAAATTGCAGTATTCGAGAGGGGTATAAAAACACATAGGGAATACTGAAGAAATTGAACTGGAACACCATACTTTCTTTTATAGCTGCATATATTTTAAGAGCAACAGAATAGATAACTTTCTCAGTATACGTAGTCATTAAAATGTCAAGGAAGGGCCTACGTATTATTTAAATTTCCATGACCCTCTAATAAAAGCACTGATTATTTCagcaaaatggaataaaaaatatatgtatttacatataatCATGAAAATTCCTCACCTTTCTTGCAATTTCTTGAGTTTCTCTGGGTCTGCCTTTTTTTTAGTGGCTTCTTTTTCATCTATGAAACCAAAGACTGCCCTTCTGTCCCCATTACCACTTTGGTTTGAGAAATCAGACACTGCAAAGAAAGTAAATGGCATATTTTCTTGCAGGGACCCAGGCACAAGCAAGTGGCCTTGTAAGTTCATTCTTGATGGAAAGGAGCCGGAAGGCTCCGCCAGCGGCATGCTGCTTTGAGAATTTAGTAAGAGATCTTCTGTATGCACTGGAGCCCTCTGAGACTGACTTGTTAAAGGATTAGCTTCCGCTCCCCTGACACCAAATTCACGTGCACTGTTTACTGGAAAGTAACTGTGGTCTTCGGCTCTGGCGGATGGATTCCTGTTTCTAATTGGAGACAGTGGTTGACGAACATTAAACCTTGAGTTTCCCTCTGAGTCTGAACTGTGAACTAAAGTCGATGTCATTGATAAGTCTCCTGGAATGTCTTCTCTTGGGGCAGAATGCATTAATGATCCAGGAGTGTTATAAGATGAATTTATTGATGATCTTGGAGCTGTTGGTCTTCCAGGAACAAAATAATCAAGAGAAGTACTAGAACTATTTAAATGGGTTTGCCATTCTCTTTCATAATCATGGGTCCCAGGCCTGCCTTCTAGAGAAGCGGGGTCACTAAACACATTTTCAGCATTGAGATCATCATCTAGATTAGGTTTGAATTTGGTGTCCTGTGAACGAAAggtctttttctcattttcactGTCACCACTGTCTTCCTCTTTAGTAGACTCCCCATTAGGCAGCCTGGGGTCTTGGAACATCCTTTGCCCAACAGAAGGCTGCTCTCTCACTGGCTCCATTACATTGCTGATTCCTAGTGAGCCATGACTGGACCCATTCCTTACAGAATTAGCCCTGCAATTTTCAGGATTTtctttacagtttttatttttggcCTGAGTTCCAAGAAATTGACTTCTCTTATGATTGGAAGGAGAACGGGGTGAGTGCATACCGAGCAACAAAAGTTCTTCCTCTGCGTGGATTTCCTCTTCAGTGTCATCATCTTCATCTCCATGACTTAATGACAACATGGAATAAAAATCTTCATCTCTGAACCTAAATGGCACCCTTCTCGACCCTCCCATGGTGGTGGCGAAGAGTGGTGGCCCCAAGGTCTCACTCAGTACTCGAGGACTGTTCATTCCTGGGAAGGCGTGGGATAGGGCTGGATGTGGCTCATTCTGGGAAAGGGCACGTGGGTCCCCTTTTCTGGCTCTTTCAGAGGCATTCTTGCTCATCGCCAATGGCTGGGAGGATGGGACCAAGTTTCTTCTCTCTAGGATTGGCCTCTTCAGCTTACTGTCACTTGCCCACACTGGGCCTTCTCGTTGAACTGCGTCTGCATTGAGAAAAGacaaatttatcattttactATCGGTGCTCACGGATGAAAGACCTCTGCTACCAAGGGTGAGAGTCCCTGAGGCAACAAACAAGCTTAGAGGAGAAAAGACATGTGGTCAACATGGCGGGAGGGTATGAGACTTCTGCACCAGAGCTGGCTTCATTGCACGTCTCGTTTGTATGTTTGTGGAACTCAGGCTGGTTCTGGGGAACAGGGCTGACCTGGAGGGTAAACATCCTGTCTGCAGAAGCTTCGGGTAGACTGTCCAACCCCAAGCCAGTCAGGGCTGGTGATGGGTAAATCTCTCAAATGGTGGTTTTTATTCCAGTATTTGTTGGAAAGGAAAACCAACACTCCAGGAATGACTTCTACAAAAACCACCAGCGCTTTGTGATCTGAATTCATACAACACCCATTTATGACACTCCTGCTTCACACACAGCTCTACAAAATCTTAAGAAAAGTACAGTCTGCCTTGGCAGATTGGGAGGAAGGCTCTAGAAGCTGGTGCCCAATTAAATATATGATCTGTGATTACGTTTACTACTTAGTGCAAGTAAAAATCAATAATGCTCTCATTACCTCCTCTTTTTCACTAGcccctagtccagccgtgggcagactacggcccgcgggctggcggccggcccgtttgaaatgaataaaactaaaaaaataaaagactgtacccttttatgtaatgatgtttactttgaatttatattagttcacacaaacactccatccatgcttttgttccggccctccggtccagtttaagaacccattgtggccctcgagtcaaaaagtttgcccacccctgccctcgtCAATTTGTAACCTCTGGCTATAAATACAATTTTACCCCCCAATGCCCTGGACCTGAAGTAtgaggagacacagagagaggagagaggaattaCTACTGATGGAATCATTGGTTAAAACTTGccttataaaaataatgactaaGCCTACTTATTGAGAGCTTACTAGTACActgaacaggccaggcaccatgTTAACTGTGTCACATGTACATATTTAGGTTCACAATCCTATGAAACAGGTACTACAGTCATACCAC
The genomic region above belongs to Myotis daubentonii chromosome 16, mMyoDau2.1, whole genome shotgun sequence and contains:
- the MARCHF10 gene encoding probable E3 ubiquitin-protein ligase MARCHF10, whose amino-acid sequence is MLHEARDRQKFLSDAQSLRDMQHKVEAEYQACLRGQEYRRDSNEKKRDQFGEQETNVERSRLLNGSSSKQSDSEEDLLAQPGLSIKNSAMNFDSRLPAIDQTSVKQKHKSTMTARQPEKVGSSKPSPAAPPPQILSRKRRPNLGRMTVSPDMHSPRGAGDRSRQKSQLPGKAPALWGADAVQREGPVWASDSKLKRPILERRNLVPSSQPLAMSKNASERARKGDPRALSQNEPHPALSHAFPGMNSPRVLSETLGPPLFATTMGGSRRVPFRFRDEDFYSMLSLSHGDEDDDTEEEIHAEEELLLLGMHSPRSPSNHKRSQFLGTQAKNKNCKENPENCRANSVRNGSSHGSLGISNVMEPVREQPSVGQRMFQDPRLPNGESTKEEDSGDSENEKKTFRSQDTKFKPNLDDDLNAENVFSDPASLEGRPGTHDYEREWQTHLNSSSTSLDYFVPGRPTAPRSSINSSYNTPGSLMHSAPREDIPGDLSMTSTLVHSSDSEGNSRFNVRQPLSPIRNRNPSARAEDHSYFPVNSAREFGVRGAEANPLTSQSQRAPVHTEDLLLNSQSSMPLAEPSGSFPSRMNLQGHLLVPGSLQENMPFTFFAVSDFSNQSGNGDRRAVFGFIDEKEATKKKADPEKLKKLQESLLEEDSEEEGDLCRICQIAGGSPTNPLLEPCGCVGSLQFVHQDCLKKWLKVKITSGANLGAVKTCEMCKQGLLVDLDDFNMTEFYQKHQQSRLQNELMNSGLYLVLLLHLYEQRFAELMRLNYSRVGRERLSRNFPQPRPEENENSELGDGDGDENGMYEGNRRVI